In the Ictidomys tridecemlineatus isolate mIctTri1 chromosome 10, mIctTri1.hap1, whole genome shotgun sequence genome, aaatacaaaagaatacatTAGCAAATTTTGACATCCTACAGAGGTTGTGGTTCATCAAAGGTATGACTCAGTTGTGCGCCTAATGTCATAAGCTAGATGTTTTTGATCAAACGAGAACTTATTTATCTCTTCATCCTTTTTCAATACTAGTGAAGTTAATTTATTCCATGTTCTTTCAGAGTTTTAGcattactcttttatttttgtggcacTTTCTTCATAAGATTTATTGTATTTAGACATTTGGGGGTAAGCCTTAGGACAGCCTGGCAAAATACAGTTTTCACATTGAATAGTTTATCTTGACAAAATAATTCCTGtgattggagaggatgtggggaaaaaggcacactcacattgctggtgggactgcaaattggtgcagccaatatggaaagcagtatggagattccttggaaaattgggaatggaaccatcatttgacccagctgtccctctcctcagtctatacccaaaggacttaaaaacagcatactacagggacacagccacatcaatgtttatagcagcacaattcacaatagctaaactgtggaaccaacctagatgcccttcaataggtgaatggataaaaaaaaatgtggcatatatacacaatggagtattactcagcaataaaagagaataaaatcatggcatttgcaggtaaatggatggagttagagaagataatgctaagtgaagttagccaatcccaataaaccaaatgccgaatgttttctttgatataaggaggctgattcataatgggatagagagagggagcatgggaggaatagatgaactctagatagggcagaggtgttggaggggaagagagggggcatggggtaattaatgatggtggaatgtgatgatcattactatacaaagtacatgtatgaagacacaaattggtgtgaatataccagagatatgaaaaactgtgctctatatatgtaataagaattgtaatgcattcttctgtcatatataaattttaaaaattacataaaaataattcctgTGTTTCATATCTGCAGTGTGGCTGCTGCAGAATGTTGATTGTCTCATAAAAATCCCAACCATATGTTTACTCTATTGTTTTCATCAAAAGTGACTGATGAGCATTATTAATAGAATATGCCCCTCCAAACAATTCCAGAATCTCTTGAGATAAAACTATATTGTACCTGCCTTCCAAAAGCTTACTTTAGTAAATACTCAAAAATCATTTTCACTGCAACACTTACTAAGGTATcctctaaattatatataatagtgataGCATAATGCATACAGAAAATTTTAACCTAATATAAATGGCTACTTATATTTGCCCATATGTGTTTCAggttttctaaaggaaatttctattttataattaaatatttacaataagTGCACAAATTACAAATGTATAGCTCAATAAATTTTTCGAATGCTTGAAAAAATGTGGTTGTACATTTGCAAGATGTTAAAGCATCAGAAAGCAATGTTAGAAATAAGATGACTGAGGAGGAATATtaaataatacaagaaatatcTATCCAGTAGGGGATGGTCCAGTAAGAAGGTAGAACTTGAAAACCTAGATATTCCAAGGGAGATATAACTCTTGATATCTTCATAATGCTTGCATGATTTTTCAGAGTTCATAGTTTAGCTCTTTTATACATGGGGTAATAAATGGTTCTGTTTTTGACTACCGGTAAACTCATCCTCTAGTTAACTCTGGTTATTATTACTTTGacaactatgatttttaaaaaatttggcagATACCAGAACttaaagaagaaagcagaatttctGCAGGATATTGCGACCTACGGAGATGCGTTCCTTCTTCTGCCAGCCTTTTCCTACAGGGCAAACACTGGCCCCTCCCTAAAAGTGTATCACACACTCAGAGAGTCCAAAGCAAGACAGAAGGTTCTCTTTTTCCATCCCAAGTACCTGAAACAGCTTGGCCTTTTCTGGAGAACTAAAGGTGTGGATGCATACCGCTTGTCCACTGGCTTGATGATCGCAAGTGTCGCTGTGGAAATGTGTGAAAATGTGAAGTTGTATGGGTTTTGGCCCTTCTCTAAGACTGTGGAGAACACACCTGTCAGCCATCACTACTATGACAATCAGTTGCCTAAGCTCGGTTTCCATAAGATGCCCAAAGAATATAGCCATTTCCTCCACCTTCACATGAAAGGCATCATCAAACTACAATTTGGCAAATGTGAAACTTAGCTTAAACAAAGTttcttaaaatgagaataattctTATGTAATGCAGTAGGTGAGTAACTGTTTCCAAATGCGAAAGGAGGCCGATATCCAGTATCCTAGGAAGATCTCCAAAACCTGGATTAACCAAAGTTCCCCCACTAACTTTGCAACCTCCACAAGTCATTCAAGCATTCCCATCTTAAATTTCCTTCCCTATTAATTAGGAGTCATGGTATATGGCTCATGCAAGTGAATCGGGTGAATCTGCAAAAATTCTCGGCAGGGCAAATTGGTGTGAGGTAGGGACTCTAGGACtattttcttgtttgtatttACTGTACATTTCTCCCCTCACCAGACTGATTATGAAAGGTATGTTCTCTTGGAGGTCCTTTCTGAAAAGGACAGCCGAATTGCCAGTATCCATTGGGTTTCTCTTTCTTAATGATAGACTTCTCTTTATTAATAACAtccttcccatttttctttctgtcttcaagCGTGCATACAACACAATTATGTAGTTAAGCAAGAAATCATTCATTAATCAGgaatgaaattcttttctttgaatGGCCAGCAGTATGCCTGCTTATGATTAAATTCACCTGTGATATCACCAGTGCTGGTGGGGTTGGATTTgggccttttcttttcctcctttatcgACATGTTTAATCACTGTTTGTGATTTTATATTAATATCCTTCTTCACTCTTAAGCCTTTTTCTCTTCCACTACAAGATCTATTTCAAGGACACAAATAGTCAAAATACCCAGTCTTTCTTACCGTTGTCTGTGGGGGTCACtcaatttgaagaaaatattaaacagCTGTTTCATGCCAGGCCCTGTACCAGGATCTGTGGGAGGGATATAAAGATGTCTGCCCTAGTAGGAGGAAGCAGATGTGTGTATCAACTGACCTGATACAATAAATGTTATGTCAACAGTTATAAGTAAAGTGCTAGAAGGATCATAGTCAGGAATAATTAAATCTATTTCAGTAGAATCTATTTCAGAGATGAGTTGATTTcagaatgaaaagtaaaaatgaataagtttTTACCAAATGAAGAAGATTCTAGGTAGAGGGAATATGAGATGATGAGACTATTTGAATGTAAATCATAGTTTTTGCCTCCCCCAAAAATGCCAAATGAGGAGAAGGTACAGTGCAGGAGGGGGATGGCTTGGGCTCACATCCGTAAAATGTGGTCAGACCTGACCAATTTCACAGGAATGCATAAGGATTACAACACCCAAAACTTGTAATGCTCACATGGAAAGATGTTATACCTACATAAGAAATGAGACTAATAGTTTAGccattgataaaaaaataaagcttaagTGGATATCGCATATTTGCATTTTCACACCATTCCATTATGAGGATTTCTGCTAAGCTCAGTCATCCCTACATCTACTGAATAAGTTATTTGACTTACTAAGGAATCACAAGCGTACACTCCTGCTCATCATTGTACCTTCTGCAAGAAGACTGGAAATAGGCCAGGTCAGAatgacaaaataattataatctatGAATTATTAAATGAACCAGATTACTGTTTGGTTAAATGCCTACTTTTAAGAACACTGTGCTGTATCTTTATACTTGACGGTTTGGGTTATTTTGAGTTCATATTTAAATTCGTCCCTCTatagtaaataaaatttgttacctttataaaactgatgaaaatttcatatataaatatttttcaaatggaaaatactttttgttatgtaaattctaatttatttttgtttctttccttttgtggTGATCGTGtggcttttttttctatttttcctaatAGATTTAATTAACAGGTTTTAAGTAACCTGTTTGCGGCGTCAGTAAAGATTCAATCATGCTACTAGCAATGGATTCAGAATAGATCAGAACACTCTAGTATTTTACAGTTAGTAAAATGTTTTTCTCAGAATATTTTATGGCAAGTAGAAATAAACTATTTTTGATGATATTGGAAATACATAATGGctgagaaaaaagaatatattgaaGTAAATCATTAAATACACAATGTGGGATCTTTACATAttacttaataaaaaaattacatatgattTGGACATGTAGTGCCTACTTAAGTTCTTCACATATAATATGTTATTTTAACTTAGGAAATTTTCTCTAGAATGTCAAAATGGAATTTCCAATGTCACTGATATGGATTTTGGAAATGTTCAAAAAAGTATGAGATCAAGGAACATAATGATAACCATGTGCCATGTCCTAGGAAAAGTTCAGTAGGAAAAAAGtgtagatttttttgtgtgtgtggagaaAATGTAGATCTTTCCCCACTCACTTAtcagaagtttatttcttttttaacttttgtgttaCTGTCCTAAAagtatgtttgaaattttacCACTTTGTTTAGATTCACATTAGACAAACATCCTTAGTCAAAAAAGACATCAGGAGATATCTTGAGATGTAGTGGTCATTAATCTACAAGTCTGCAAGATGGAGTTCATAGGTTTTCTTTTGTTCCGATATCAGTGAAAGCTTGCAGTAATTCACCATTACAGAATCAAAACAGCTGTTACCTGTTCTGCAATTCACATATCTGATGTGTACTCTATGGTAAAATTCGTGCTCTATCATATTTTGTGTGTTGTGTTATCATGCGCCAACTATATATGACACAACATATGCATCCTTTATAACTCTTTCCCAAATCTGCAGCTGTGATTTCAACACGGCTCAGTTATTGGCCATTATTTAAAGCTTAGTCTATATATGTTGAAAAGAACTAAAAGCAGGGGAAAGTATATGTGCCTCTTTCACATCATAACGTTTCCTTCCTGGGAGAGCATGTGTTCCATTTTGATGTGCCAATGATGTCCTTTGGTTCCAAAACAGAACATTTTGTAGAACTTTCTAAAATATGATAGAACATAAATTTTGGCAAAATAGCACATCAACTATATAAATTGTAAAACAAGTTGCAATTCTTTCTGTTCCATCATGATAAATCTTTGCAAGTTTTCCACCAAGATCAGGacacaaagaaaaactgagaacTCCTTCTTGGAGACCTTACTGCCACCAAGCTTCACTGTAACACTCAAGAATTATCTCTGAGTAACAAGCATTGCGAAAGTGTTGTTAGATGGATTCGATTCGATCTTCTGCTCTTAAAGTTCAAGTACATCTTTAGCATCATTGGACAATGTAACCATACAACAAAATTTCAAAGTAGCTTCCAGTCGAACACAAGGGTAAGAAGAAATACTCATTGAAGTACACAGTGCTCTATGGTCTCAGAAAAGCACTCCATGGACAATTGCATAAGTTTTG is a window encoding:
- the St8sia6 gene encoding alpha-2,8-sialyltransferase 8F, producing MSYEVESKRTIPIGENIFHMLPASQPFVEYPYKQCAVVGNGGILNNSLCGAEIDKFDFVFRCNIPPTNGNVSKDVGSKTNLVTINPSIIMLKYQNLKKKAEFLQDIATYGDAFLLLPAFSYRANTGPSLKVYHTLRESKARQKVLFFHPKYLKQLGLFWRTKGVDAYRLSTGLMIASVAVEMCENVKLYGFWPFSKTVENTPVSHHYYDNQLPKLGFHKMPKEYSHFLHLHMKGIIKLQFGKCET